One genomic window of Arachis stenosperma cultivar V10309 chromosome 10, arast.V10309.gnm1.PFL2, whole genome shotgun sequence includes the following:
- the LOC130954254 gene encoding pectinesterase 31-like isoform X6, with product MEAPQSVKVITVSQDGKGDYRTVQEAIDAVPVGNTRRTVIRVAPGTYRQPVYVAKTKRFITLAGIFLENTVLTWNNTAARIQHHKGEKVVGGGTFGCGSTIVEGEDFIAENITFENSSPQGSGQAVAMRVTADRCAFYNCRFLGWQDTLYSHYGKQYFRDCYIEGSVDFIFGNSTALLEHCHIHCKSQGFITAQSRKSPHETTGFVFQRCVITGNGGREYAYLGRPWGPFARVVFAFTYMDPCIQLAGWNNWGKADNEKTACFFEYRRNG from the exons ATGGAGGCTCCGCAATCTGTTAAAGTTATAACGGTGTCACAGGACGGAAAAGGAGACTACCGGACGGTGCAGGAGGCGATCGATGCAGTGCCGGTAGGCAACACTCGCCGGACGGTGATCCGGGTGGCCCCGGGAACCTACAGGCAGCCTGTTTATGTGGCGAAGACAAAGAGGTTCATCACGCTCGCCGGCATATTCCTTGAGAACACTGTTCTAACATGGAATAACACTGCTGCAAGAATCCAACACCACAAA GGTGAAAAGGTGGTAGGAGGAGGAACGTTTGGTTGTGGCAGCACCATTGTGGAAGGTGAAGACTTCATTGCTGAGAACATTACCTTCGAGAATTCTTCCCCTCAG GGTTCAGGGCAAGCTGTGGCTATGAGAGTAACAGCTGATCGATGTGCTTTCTATAATTGCAGGTTCCTTGGATGGCAG GACACACTGTATTCACATTATGGCAAACAATATTTTAGAGATTGCTACATTGAAGGAAGTGTGGACTTCATTTTTGGCAATAGCACTGCCCTCTTGGAGCATTGTCATATCCACTGCAAATCTCAAGGCTTCATAACAGCACAGAGCAGAAAATCTCCACATGAAACAACTGGTTTTGTGTTCCAAAG ATGTGTTATCACAGGTAATGGGGGAAGGGAATATGCATATCTTGGAAGACCATGGGGACCCTTTGCAAGAGTGGTCTTTGCATTCACTTATATGGATCCATGTATACAACTTGCTGGTTGGAACAATTGGGGTAAAGCTGACAATGAGAAAACTGCTTGCTTTTTTGAATACAG ACGTAACGGCTAA
- the LOC130954254 gene encoding pectinesterase 31-like isoform X3 produces MEAPQSVKVITVSQDGKGDYRTVQEAIDAVPVGNTRRTVIRVAPGTYRQPVYVAKTKRFITLAGIFLENTVLTWNNTAARIQHHKGEKVVGGGTFGCGSTIVEGEDFIAENITFENSSPQGSGQAVAMRVTADRCAFYNCRFLGWQDTLYSHYGKQYFRDCYIEGSVDFIFGNSTALLEHCHIHCKSQGFITAQSRKSPHETTGFVFQRCVITGNGGREYAYLGRPWGPFARVVFAFTYMDPCIQLAGWNNWGKADNEKTACFFEYSSYLLEDKQTFKFGVVGRCAYWFSGTKGR; encoded by the exons ATGGAGGCTCCGCAATCTGTTAAAGTTATAACGGTGTCACAGGACGGAAAAGGAGACTACCGGACGGTGCAGGAGGCGATCGATGCAGTGCCGGTAGGCAACACTCGCCGGACGGTGATCCGGGTGGCCCCGGGAACCTACAGGCAGCCTGTTTATGTGGCGAAGACAAAGAGGTTCATCACGCTCGCCGGCATATTCCTTGAGAACACTGTTCTAACATGGAATAACACTGCTGCAAGAATCCAACACCACAAA GGTGAAAAGGTGGTAGGAGGAGGAACGTTTGGTTGTGGCAGCACCATTGTGGAAGGTGAAGACTTCATTGCTGAGAACATTACCTTCGAGAATTCTTCCCCTCAG GGTTCAGGGCAAGCTGTGGCTATGAGAGTAACAGCTGATCGATGTGCTTTCTATAATTGCAGGTTCCTTGGATGGCAG GACACACTGTATTCACATTATGGCAAACAATATTTTAGAGATTGCTACATTGAAGGAAGTGTGGACTTCATTTTTGGCAATAGCACTGCCCTCTTGGAGCATTGTCATATCCACTGCAAATCTCAAGGCTTCATAACAGCACAGAGCAGAAAATCTCCACATGAAACAACTGGTTTTGTGTTCCAAAG ATGTGTTATCACAGGTAATGGGGGAAGGGAATATGCATATCTTGGAAGACCATGGGGACCCTTTGCAAGAGTGGTCTTTGCATTCACTTATATGGATCCATGTATACAACTTGCTGGTTGGAACAATTGGGGTAAAGCTGACAATGAGAAAACTGCTTGCTTTTTTGAATACAG
- the LOC130955112 gene encoding uncharacterized protein At5g39570 gives MSYISGRRRGGDDTVDDWDEYDPTPYGGGYDITLTYGRPFPPSDETCYPISGSSEDFDYDRPQYSANSEPSAYGDEAQATEYSSYARPKPRPAPAGGASGYTGGSGYDRPSSEYGRRPDNEDSGSGYGSGYGRKPSSEYGSGYGGNKQESEYGSGYGRKQESEYGSGYGRKQESEYGSGYGGNKEESEYGSGYGRKQESGYGSGYGGNKEESEYGSGYGRKQESEYGSGYGGNRQESEYGSGYGRKQESEYGSSYGGRKEESEYGSGYGRKQESEYGSGYGGRKEESEYGSGYGGRKEESQYGSGYGGSKQESEYGSGYGGRKQESEYGSSEYGSGYGGGRKQESEYGSSEYGSGYGGSRKQESEYGSGYGGGRRQESEYGRKNEEENVGYGTSEYEEKPSYGYGRSEEEGYRKPSYGSEESYGRKKYGDDSDDDDDEKKKHRNRHHHRHGDD, from the exons ATGTCGTACATTAGTGGAAGAAGACGCGGCGGCGACGACACCGTCGACGACTGGGACGAGTACGATCCCACCCCTTACGGCGGCGGCTACGACATCACCCTCACCTATGGCCGTCCCTTCCCTCCCTCCGATGAGACCTGCTACCCAATCTCCGGTTCCTCCGAGGACTTCGACTACGATCGCCCTCAATACTCCGCTAACTCCGAACCCTCCGCTTACGGCGACGAGGCCCAAGCCACCGAGTACAGCAGCTATGCCCGCCCTAAGCCCCGTCCTGCCCCCGCCGGCGGAGCCTCTGGATACACCGGAGGATCGGGTTATGATCGGCCATCTTCGGAATACGGCAGAAGACCCGACAATGAGGATTCCGGGTCAGGATACGGATCCGGTTATGGTAGGAAGCCATCATCTGAATACGGATCTGGATATGGTGGTAACAAGCAAGAGTCTGAATATGGATCCGGCTATGGTAGGAAGCAAGAGTCTGAATATGGATCCGGTTATGGTAGGAAGCAAGAATCTGAATATGGTTCTGGCTATGGTGGTAACAAGGAAGAGTCAGAATATGGATCCGGTTATGGCAGGAAGCAAGAATCTGGATATGGTTCTGGCTATGGTGGTAACAAAGAAGAGTCTGAATATGGTTCCGGCTATGGTAGGAAGCAAGAATCTGAATATGGATCTGGCTATGGTGGTAACAGACAAGAGTCTGAATATGGATCTGGTTATGGTAGGAAGCAAGAGTCCGAATATGGATCCAGCTATGGTGGTAGGAAGGAAGAGTCTGAGTATGGATCAGGTTATGGTAGGAAGCAAGAATCTGAATACGGATCAGGTTATGGTGGTAGAAAGGAGGAATCAGAATATGGTTCTGGTTATGGTGGTAGGAAGGAAGAGTCACAATACGGTTCTGGTTATGGTGGTAGCAAGCAGGAGTCGGAATATGGTTCTGGCTATGGTGGTAGGAAGCAGGAGTCTGAGTATGGATCCTCTGAGTATGGATCGGGATATGGTGGTGGTAGGAAGCAGGAATCTGAGTATGGATCCTCCGAGTATGGATCCGGGTACGGTGGCAGCCGGAAACAGGAATCTGAATATGGATCCGGGTACGGTGGTGGACGGAGACAGGAATCTGAATATGGGAGGAAGAATGAGGAGGAGAATGTGGGTTATGGGACGAGTGAGTATGAGGAGAAGCCAAGCTATGGTTATGGCCGCTCTGAGGAAGAGGGGTACCGTAAGCCCAGCTATGGCAGCGAAGAGAGCTACGGACGCAAGAAATAT GGAGATGactctgatgatgatgatgatgagaagaagAAGCATCGCAACAGGCATCATCATCGCCATGGTGATGATTAA
- the LOC130954254 gene encoding pectinesterase 31-like isoform X5 → MEAPQSVKVITVSQDGKGDYRTVQEAIDAVPVGNTRRTVIRVAPGTYRQPVYVAKTKRFITLAGIFLENTVLTWNNTAARIQHHKGEKVVGGGTFGCGSTIVEGEDFIAENITFENSSPQGSGQAVAMRVTADRCAFYNCRFLGWQDTLYSHYGKQYFRDCYIEGSVDFIFGNSTALLEHCHIHCKSQGFITAQSRKSPHETTGFVFQRCVITGNGGREYAYLGRPWGPFARVVFAFTYMDPCIQLAGWNNWGKADNEKTACFFEYRRHNDDDKGMRMSKRN, encoded by the exons ATGGAGGCTCCGCAATCTGTTAAAGTTATAACGGTGTCACAGGACGGAAAAGGAGACTACCGGACGGTGCAGGAGGCGATCGATGCAGTGCCGGTAGGCAACACTCGCCGGACGGTGATCCGGGTGGCCCCGGGAACCTACAGGCAGCCTGTTTATGTGGCGAAGACAAAGAGGTTCATCACGCTCGCCGGCATATTCCTTGAGAACACTGTTCTAACATGGAATAACACTGCTGCAAGAATCCAACACCACAAA GGTGAAAAGGTGGTAGGAGGAGGAACGTTTGGTTGTGGCAGCACCATTGTGGAAGGTGAAGACTTCATTGCTGAGAACATTACCTTCGAGAATTCTTCCCCTCAG GGTTCAGGGCAAGCTGTGGCTATGAGAGTAACAGCTGATCGATGTGCTTTCTATAATTGCAGGTTCCTTGGATGGCAG GACACACTGTATTCACATTATGGCAAACAATATTTTAGAGATTGCTACATTGAAGGAAGTGTGGACTTCATTTTTGGCAATAGCACTGCCCTCTTGGAGCATTGTCATATCCACTGCAAATCTCAAGGCTTCATAACAGCACAGAGCAGAAAATCTCCACATGAAACAACTGGTTTTGTGTTCCAAAG ATGTGTTATCACAGGTAATGGGGGAAGGGAATATGCATATCTTGGAAGACCATGGGGACCCTTTGCAAGAGTGGTCTTTGCATTCACTTATATGGATCCATGTATACAACTTGCTGGTTGGAACAATTGGGGTAAAGCTGACAATGAGAAAACTGCTTGCTTTTTTGAATACAG GAGACACAACGACGACGACAAAGGAATGCGGATGAGTAAACGCAATTAG